Proteins co-encoded in one Sander vitreus isolate 19-12246 chromosome 9, sanVit1, whole genome shotgun sequence genomic window:
- the LOC144522993 gene encoding sterile alpha motif domain-containing protein 9-like isoform X1, with amino-acid sequence MTTKPPSQPFEKWTEKDVHLWLMTEVKVHETCADTFCEEEVSGESLVDFKKTDILDMGIKHGPAVKITSYLESLKKGSQHESQFPAYVENWTKEQVKQWLLQHVKVYSKYAERLEEEDVSGDCLVCFKKQDFLDLKVRNGPAVRILAELSHLNKKPEPTLQPIVYTSTDQTEAPKPTQPVLSLAQAIETKQPESKTDKMVEKEFEKSQLPFKEASEKKETQQQKPKDLRARRKETVVTTVPAAKYNITVEIKETLDNLLKEDVNNFHFYLKEYTKSNHKPISLSRLEGKDTKDTAKLIIDHYGEKEALRVTKDILKDINQRELACQLDNKMGQLEQQCLSEDVLKKEANQGDKLKNLLTCGGNSLDNYSRFVVVVNKSSPEQVQYLQFLNKLKLFCVLDFDPSSIAPGGLCHSYRESRLANLHTPSQYQGQTDSVIKNLNLYKQTSWVFCNGRNDLDSDSDKELDYKNWLKKSCKGVENLVSLICNPEVLPTGRCLILFLLLSPVDTEKDPIFEIYKAFIKHTEEECIITICGPQSKYEKWREMIQEMSGSDIDPRSIYELTLSEVNGTVMALGPFNQSSGRLLPSSDSSFVVLKQKDEDLLTALDILCLNQCENIYEENSPEFHDFRIKVEEEFYRGGKVKWWNFYFCDKDKDKPFVKRDKYENVKKLIRSQLRASKDMCVLFNLFHHPGCGGSTLAMHLMWDLRQESRCAVLKDNTHPKADVAMQVVKLMNLESERLSPVLLLVDDSKETENHYELVSHIRQAVEDYCNINVDDEKNCKVIILNCVRSNSPKEQYKRHNPSQFITASLTKEEQNNFEKKLKELKETHEKPENFYSFMIMKSNFDKKYIDDLARNTLENFDFSSKEAQLFAFLALLNTYVAESEISLSLAEDFLGMKVIHWKEDSVMDRMKRYSNVLIVDKVEEWGGYKGIRILHHSIASACLEELERSCFVKVSDITMAILHCDLFFNVGVAKHRDSIQQMLIERQQKDGVGRELFSSLIDKIHNQEGRQTVQQIFVKASSRFLTSASIPQALARYLYIKESDFQEAGKWAENAKNIKENPFTLDTIGQIHKSNLISNNNREKQETSRNPEDLNTNIKTANNAIRAFKRAQELANTEDEPEEEVADDASDDYQRKSYNVYGYVGVLEIAFLVFEILSRLPFFEGNDPMRKKYFQSFLEKKIPITSVHKEENEINNKYVEIIKEHEPFLLSLKTEVKETFDLVNRYFTYTKVNNSEFDSKNHRTVCGLVKKYVALFCTAPDEMKKERQKNPNLILEIDIEDRRLFLEEKQADTFAGILQHLDKPAEEIERITECYAFLQKFNKKQKTKETINYILSNIVLYLLKPKSKHVKSYSQLSDLLLKTLQDVGLGYPFPDPYYLALLLFWPGPTEKNTDIGTYVTAIRNSSRKHLSFIFRKRSTIAHFYLGKGEGLDRFLSKRKLDGTFKIPRDVLAQLWWNGDIFKEQKITSRLHRVSGITEEGQVFANYGTLKIPVRPALIGGIRHGFSREKVSFYLGFAINGLLAYDIQYEN; translated from the exons atgacaacaaagccACCCTCTCAGCCTTTTGAAAAATGGACCGAGAAAGACGTCCACCTGTGGCTGATGACAGAGGTCAAAGTTCATGAGACTTGTGCAGACACATTCTGTGAAGAAGAAGTGTCTGGAGAGAGTTTAGTAGACTTTAAAAAGACAGACATATTGGATATGGGTATAAAACATGGTCCTGCTGTAAAAATCACATCTTATCTAGAAAGTCTGAAAAAAGGATCACAACATGAGTCACAGTTCCCAGCATATGTGGAAAACTGGACAAAGGAGCAAGTGAAGCAGTGGTTACTGCAGCATGTGAAGGTATATAGCAAATATGCAGAACGGCTCGAAGAAGAAGATGTGTCCGGAGATTGCCTTGTTTGCTTCAAGAAGCAGGATTTTCTGGACCTGAAAGTGAGAAATGGTCCTGCTGTAAGGATTTTGGCAGAACTCAGTCATTTGAACAAGAAACCAGAACCGACACTGCAACCCATCGTTTACACCAGCACGGATCAAACAGAAGCTCCAAAACCCACTCAACCTGTACTGAGTCTAGCTCAGGCCATAGAAACCAAACAACCAGaatcaaaaacagacaaaatggtGGAAAAAGAATTTGAAAAGTCTCAGCTGCCATTTAAAGAAGCTTCAGAGAAGAAGGAAACTCAGCAGCAAAAGCCAAAGGACTTGAGGGCCAGGAGAAAAGAAACTGTTGTG ACCACAGTCCCAGCAGCCAAATACAACATCACTGTGGAGATCAAGGAAACCCTAGACAACCTTCTAAAAGAGGACGTAAACAATTTTCATTTCTACTTAAAAGAATACACTAAGTCCAACCATAAACCTATTTCTCTGAGTAGACTCGAGGGCAAGGACACCAAGGACACCGCTAAGTTAATCATTGACCACTATGGAGAGAAGGAGGCTTTACGAGTCACAAAAGACATTCTAAAAGATATCAATCAGCGTGAACTTGCTTGTCAGCTGGACAACAAGATGG GTCAACTGGAGCAGCAGTGTCTCTCAGAAGACGTTTTGAAGAAAGAAGCAAACCAGGGAGACAAACTAAAGAATTTGTTAACTTGTGGTGGGAACTCACTGGACAACTATAgcagatttgttgttgttgtgaacaAGAGCAGTCCAGAACAAGTGCAGTATCTCCAGTTTTTGAATAAGCTGAAACTGTTTTGTGTGTTAGACTTTGACCCCAGCTCTATTGCTCCAGGTGGACTGTGTCATTCCTACAGAGAGTCAAGGTTGGCCAATCTGCATACCCCATCACAATATCAAGGACAGACTGACTCAGTGATTAAGAACCTTAACCTCTACAAACAGACCAGCTGGGTCTTCTGCAATGGCAGAAATGATCTTGACAGTGACTCAGACAAGGAGTTAGATTACAAGAACTGGCTGAAGAAATCTTGCAAAGGTGTAGAGAACTTGGTTTCATTAATTTGCAACCCTGAGGTTCTTCCCACTGGAAGATGCCTCATCCTATTCCTCCTACTTTCACCTGTGGACACTGAGAAAGACCCAATCTTTGAGATCTACAAGGCCTTCATAAAACACACTGAAGAGGAATGCATCATCACTATTTGTGGACCTCAGAGCAAGTATGAAAAATGGAGGGAGATGATACAAGAAATGTCTGGCTCCGACATCGACCCACGATCTATATATGAGCTGACCCTCAGCGAGGTCAATGGAACAGTAATGGCACTGGGACCTTTCAATCAGTCATCTGGAAGGCTGCTCCCCTCTTCTGACTCCAGTTTTGTTGTTCTAAAGCAGAAGGACGAAGACTTATTGACAGCTCTAGATATATTATGTCTGAATCAGTGTGAAAACATTTATGAAGAAAACAGTCCAGAGTTTCATGACTTCAGAATCAAAGTTGAGGAAGAATTCTACAGAGGAGGTAAAGTCAAATGGTGGAACTTCTACTTCtgtgacaaagacaaagacaagccATTTGTCAAGCGGGACAAGTATGAAAATGTGAAGAAGCTGATTAGGTCTCAGTTGAGAGCTTCAAAAGACATGTGCGTTCTTTTCAATCTGTTTCACCATCCCGGCTGTGGTGGTAGCACCTTAGCAATGCATTTGATGTGGGATCTTCGTCAAGAGTCCAGATGTGCTGTGTTGAAAGACAATACACATCCAAAAGCAGACGTTGCCATGCAAGTTGTTAAACTCATGAATCTTGAAAGCGAGAGACTTTCTCCTGTTTTGCTGTTAGTTGACGACTCAAAGGAAACAGAGAATCATTATGAACTTGTAAGCCACATCCGTCAAGCTGTAGAGGATTACTGTAACATAAATGTGGATGACGAAAAAAATTGCAAAGTCATCATCCTCAACTGTGTTCGTTCCAATAGCCCAAAAGAGCAATACAAACGACACAATCCAAGTCAATTCATCACTGCTTCATTGACTAAAGAAGAACAAAATAATTTTGAGAAAAAACTCAAAGAGCTGAAAGAAACTCATGAAAAACCTGAAAACTTTTACAGCTTCATGATCATGAAGAGCAATTTTGACAAAAAGTACATTGATGATCTTGCACGTAACACACTGGAGAACTTTGATTTCAGCTCAAAGGAAGCCCAACTGTTTGCCTTTCTAGCGTTACTGAACACCTATGTGGCAGAATCTgaaatctctctctcactcgctgAAGATTTTTTGGGGATGAAAGTGATTCACTGGAAAGAGGATAGTGTAATGGACAGAATGAAGCGATATTCAAATGTTCTCATCGTAGACAAAGTTGAAGAATGGGGAGGATACAAAGGAATCCGAATCCTTCATCACTCCATAGCATCGGCATGCCTGGAAGAGTTGGAGAGAAGCTGCTTTGTAAAAGTAAGTGATATCACTATGGCGATTCTTCACTGTGATCTGTTCTTCAATGTTGGAGTTGCCAAACACAGAGACTCAATTCAACAAATGTTGATTGAGAGGCAGCAGAAAGATGGAGTAGGGAGAgaacttttttcttctctcataGACAAAATCCACAACCAGGAAGGGAGACAAACTGTCCAACAAATCTTTGTGAAAGCATCATCCAGGTTTTTGACAAGTGCATCTATTCCTCAGGCATTGGCGAGATATTTGTACATTAAAGAGAGTGACTTCCAAGAGGCTGGAAAATGGGCTGAAAATGCCAAGAACATTAAAGAAAATCCATTCACATTGGACACAATTGGGCAGATTCACAAAAGCAATTTAATATCTAACaacaacagagaaaagcaggagACATCACGCAATCCAGAAGacttaaacacaaacattaaaacagcAAATAATGCTATCAGAGCATTTAAAAGAGCTCAAGAGCTGGCAAATACAGAGGATGAACCTGAGGAGGAAGTTGCTGATGATGCATCAGATGACTACCAAAGAAAGTCATATAATGTCTATGGCTATGTGGGTGTGCTGGAAATTGCCTTTCTGGTCTTTGAGATATTGAGCAGATTGCCGTTCTTTGAGGGAAATGATCCGATGAGGAAGAAGTACTTCCAGAGtttcctggaaaaaaaaatcccaatcaCCAGCGTGCATAAAGAAGAGAATGAAATCAACAACAAATATGTGGAGATCATCAAAGAGCACGAACCGTTTCTCCTCAGTTTGAAAACTGAAGTAAAGGAAACATTTGACCTTGTTAACCGTTACTTCACGTATACAAAGGTGAACAATTCAGAATTTGATTCAAAGAATCATCGTACCGTCTGTGGTCTTGTCAAAAAGTATGTAGCTCTTTTTTGCACTGCACcagatgaaatgaaaaaagaacGACAAAAAAATCCTAATCTCATTTTGGAAATCGATATTGAAGACCGAAGATTGTTTCTTGAAGAGAAACAAGCAGATACATTTGCAGGGATTCTTCAGCATTTGGACAAACCTGCCGAAGAGATTGAGAGGATCACAGAATGCTATGCATTCTTACAAAaattcaacaaaaaacaaaagacaaaagaaacaaTCAATTACATTTTGTCGAACATAGTTCTTTACCTTTTGAAACCAAAATCCAAACATGTCAAGAGTTACAGCCAACTCTCTGATCTACTTTTGAAAACACTGCAAGATGTAGGACTTGGGTATCCCTTCCCAGACCCGTACTACCTGGCTCTGCTGTTATTCTGGCCAGGTCCAACTGAGAAAAACACTGACATTGGGACCTATGTGACTGCAATTCGAAACTCATCCCGCAAAcatctgtcatttatttttagaAAGAGAAGCACAATTGCCCACTTCTACTTAGGAAAAGGAGAAGGACTTGATAGGTTTCTTTCTAAACGTAAATTggatgggacctttaaaattcCTCGTGATGTTTTGGCACAACTGTGGTGGAACGGAGACATATTTAAAGAACAGAAAATCACTAGCCGCCTTCATCGAGTCAGTGGAATCACTGAGGAAGGACAGGTGTTCGCCAATTATGGCACACTGAAAATCCCTGTCCGTCCTGCTCTTATTGGTGGAATACGACATGGTTTCAGTAGAGAAAAGGTTTCTTTCTACCTTGGTTTTGCGATTAATGGACTCCTGGCATATGACATCCAGTATGAAAACTAG